The segment CGCTGTCCACGGGCTCGCCACGACCAAACAGCTCGGTCATGGCACGGAAGATGTGCCCATTGGCCTCGCTGTAGAAATCGTCCGTCTCCAGGATCTCTACTACGACGTTGAGCGCCCGATTCTCGAGCAGAATACCCCCAAGCACAGCGCGCTCCGCATCGAGATCGTTGGGGGGGACCCTGCCCTCAGGGACGCTCCTGCGCAGGGGTGCTGTATCGCGGGTGGTCACACGTGCTCATGCCAAAGCTGCCAAGCGCCGTACCTCTGTATCACGCCAGTCTGGCATCGATCGAGCGCTCTCGCACGTGCCGCTACGCCCTCGTGGTCTGCCTGGACACTACCAGCTTGAAGCTACTGGCGACGTCTGGGGCGAGCTTGACGCCCACCTCGTACTCGCCGAGCTGCTTGATTGCTCCCGGCAACACGAGCTTGCGACGATCGATGTCAATCCCTCTGTTCTTGAGCTCCTGGGCGATCTCCCTCGCGGTGACCGATCCGTACATGCGCTCTGCCTCGCCCGCGGGTTTCAGCACCTCGATAATGACTTCCCTGAGGCTGTCGGCCAGGCGGTCCGCCTGCTGTTTTAACTTGGACGCGTGGGCCAGAGCGGCCCTACGCTCGTGTTCCACGCGCTCGACCTGGCCTCGGGTCGCCGGTACGGCTAGCGAACGTGGCAGAAGGTAATTCCGGGCGTAGCCCGGTCTGACTCGGACCAGATCGCCGGCGGCCCCAAGATGCTCCACCCTCGCGGTCAAGATGATCCGCATGTGCGAAGGCATGGCTAACTCCGCACCGTATAAGGCATGAGGGCAATGGAGCGGGCACGCTTGATCGCAAGCGTCAGCCGCCGCTGATGGCGCGCGCAGTTGCCGCTGATTCTCCTCGGGACAATCTTGCCACGCTCGGAGATGAAGAGCCTCAGCTGTTGAGGATCCTTGTAATCGATCTCGAGATCCGTTTCCGCACAATACCTGCACACCTTGCGCTTTCCTCCTTTGCGTCGGAGGGTAATGGGATCGGTGTCAGCGCGGGATCGACCGTAGGCGCTGTCGTCGTCGTTATCGTAGTGTTCTCTCGCCATCCTCGAATCTTCTCCAGTCTCCTGTCTCGATCCAGAGCTCCGATCGCTCTAGCCCGTAACCTCTCCGGGGGTCGGTCCCGAGCTGCTATTCGCACGGTCGCTCGCCTCCACGCCGGCTGCCACCGTCTGGGGGCTAGCCGTTAGCTCCTCCTCGGCCGGGGCTGCCTCACTTGGCCCCTGCACGACGTCCGTGTCCTCCGAGGGCGGTGAACGCCCCTCGTCCCGGCGTCGAGGCGGCTGTTCCAGACCGAGTCGCTGAGCCAGACCCGGTTCCTCGTCGCTGCCATCCGCCGGTTCCAGTCCTGCGAACGTGGTGTCCTCCGGATCCACCTCCAGCTCGTCCAAGTCCACCCGAGCGCGCAGCTGGGCCGTTTGGTAGCGGACGACGGAGTCCAGCAGTCCCAGGTTGCGCTCCATCTCCGCGACAAGGCCCTCGAAGCCGACGTACTTCAAGTAGACGAAGACACCGCGGCTGGAGCCACGGATGGGATAGGCGAGCCGCCGCCTTCCCCAGTTGTCGATCTTGACCAGCGTGCCGCCCATTCTCTTGATGACTTCGGTCGTCCGGGAGACGACCTCTTCTGCGCTTGAGGGCTCGATGTCCGAACGCAGGATGAGTATGGTCTCGTATTCACGCGCTCTGGTGCGTCTTTCATTGGCTATCATAGGCTCCCTCTCGGGTGTCAGCTTTCAGCAAACCTAGCACGAGTGTTGTAGCGATTCATTGCAGCTTGCGGGCCCTCGCAGACAACGCACTCGAGGGCATCCGCGGCTTGTGCGAGCACGCTCGGCAGGGCCGCGTGCTCTTCGCTGTTGAAATCCGTCAGAACATGCTGCTCGGCCGAGCCTGCCCGCGGGCGTCCGATGCCGATTCGCAGCCTCGGGAAGTCACGGCTTCCGGCATGCAGCACGACTGAGTCGATCCCCTTGTGGCCGGCGCTTCCACCGCCGATCTTGAAGCGCAACGTTGCAAATTCGAGATCGAGCTCGTCATGCACGACGATCAGGCGGTCCAGACGTACCCGAAAAAAATGCAGGGCGCGCTGAATCGCTTCTCCGCTCAGGTTCATGTAAGTCATGGGTTTGAGCAACACGACATCCTGGTCTCTCATGCGCTGGCGGCTGAACTCCGCATTCCACTTGGCCTTGAAGCTCCCTGTGGAGAATCGTCGGGCCAGAACGTCAACCGCCATGAAGCCGACGTTATGCCGGTTTTTGCGGTAGCGAGGGCCCGGGTTTCCTAACCCCGCGACCAAGTGCACTCTATCTGCTCCTGTTGCCTTACGACCTTTCAGAACTACCGTTTGGCCTTGGTTGCGCTCGCGCTTGTCTCGGACGATTCGCTCGAGGACGCCTCCGCCTCTTCCTCGTCGCCGCTGGCTCGCTCGCCACCGATGGTGACCAGGTTGCGTTCGCCGGGAAGCAACACCTCGACATCCTTGGCGAGCTCCAGGTCCTTGACCTGCACGATGCCGTTGAGGTCCAGATTCGTGACGTCGAAGGTTATGTGGGCCGGGATCTTGTGCGGCGGCGCTTGAATGGGTAGGTCACGGTAGACTACCGTCAGCGCACCACCGCGCACCACCCCCTTGGCGCGGCCGGTCGTACGGAAAGGCACCCTCGCGCGGACCGAGGACTGCGTGTCCACCCTGTAGAAGTCCACATGAAGCGGCCGGCGATCCACGGGATGCAGCTGCAGCTCCTTGACCATGGCGAGCTCGAAGCGGCCCCCGATGTCGAGCCTGAGCAGCGTGTTCTGGCGGTGTTCGCCGCTCAGCGCCTC is part of the Pseudomonadota bacterium genome and harbors:
- a CDS encoding 50S ribosomal protein L25; protein product: MEPLILRVAPRQGRGKGVCRQLRQKGRLPGVFYGSGVAAQALELSPKDLMEALSGEHRQNTLLRLDIGGRFELAMVKELQLHPVDRRPLHVDFYRVDTQSSVRARVPFRTTGRAKGVVRGGALTVVYRDLPIQAPPHKIPAHITFDVTNLDLNGIVQVKDLELAKDVEVLLPGERNLVTIGGERASGDEEEAEASSSESSETSASATKAKR
- the rpsR gene encoding 30S ribosomal protein S18, whose protein sequence is MAREHYDNDDDSAYGRSRADTDPITLRRKGGKRKVCRYCAETDLEIDYKDPQQLRLFISERGKIVPRRISGNCARHQRRLTLAIKRARSIALMPYTVRS
- the rplI gene encoding 50S ribosomal protein L9 — encoded protein: MPSHMRIILTARVEHLGAAGDLVRVRPGYARNYLLPRSLAVPATRGQVERVEHERRAALAHASKLKQQADRLADSLREVIIEVLKPAGEAERMYGSVTAREIAQELKNRGIDIDRRKLVLPGAIKQLGEYEVGVKLAPDVASSFKLVVSRQTTRA
- the pth gene encoding aminoacyl-tRNA hydrolase; translation: MHLVAGLGNPGPRYRKNRHNVGFMAVDVLARRFSTGSFKAKWNAEFSRQRMRDQDVVLLKPMTYMNLSGEAIQRALHFFRVRLDRLIVVHDELDLEFATLRFKIGGGSAGHKGIDSVVLHAGSRDFPRLRIGIGRPRAGSAEQHVLTDFNSEEHAALPSVLAQAADALECVVCEGPQAAMNRYNTRARFAES
- the rpsF gene encoding 30S ribosomal protein S6, giving the protein MIANERRTRAREYETILILRSDIEPSSAEEVVSRTTEVIKRMGGTLVKIDNWGRRRLAYPIRGSSRGVFVYLKYVGFEGLVAEMERNLGLLDSVVRYQTAQLRARVDLDELEVDPEDTTFAGLEPADGSDEEPGLAQRLGLEQPPRRRDEGRSPPSEDTDVVQGPSEAAPAEEELTASPQTVAAGVEASDRANSSSGPTPGEVTG